A stretch of DNA from Saccharomycodes ludwigii strain NBRC 1722 chromosome I, whole genome shotgun sequence:
GTGCGAACATGGGAAACGTTTTAATTGTGAGCAACAGTGGAAACGATGAAAGTTTAACATCATTACTAATATCTCATGTCATGAGGAATAATTGTCAGGCAACTTTACAGGATTCGATATCTTATGCCAAAAGTTTAAGACCATCTGTTCGTGATATTAATGAAAGTAGACTTTTGATGTGTAATGGATTAAGTGAATATATTGAACAAGTCAAATCGCATTCATGGAAGGATATTTTACGTCACCAATGCTATCATACtataaagagaaaagaagacGGAAGTGACAAAGAAGAGATAAATTTAGAACGTGAAATTATGGAAAATTACAAAAGAACCAAGAGGTTGATTGAAGATTGATTTGCTATTTCCGGTTTAACGTTGGGCGTATTATTGTcaccatatttttttttttatatgttaTTCAGTTctctatttttctttttctttttctttctagGATTTTTCATACTTTTGTAATCTAAttcaattattaaaatttgtaattaattctttattaCCATATATAGAAAGGGCTAGTTTTacatatcatttttttaaaatggtaaccacatcttcatcttccaAAACATGGTTCAAACCAACAAACTGTGGTTGATGCttaacactagtaccatAAACCAATGCGTTCCGGAATTCATCAACTAGTGATTTATGAATTGTGTTACAAAAATCTTTAACAGAACATCTATCGCTCCTCAATACAACTGGATCAGTGAAGTCAGGCATAATCCCCTTTGGCTTAGTATAAACTCTAACTAGGTTCAATCTATCCCACATGACCTCCAATAATTTGTCTAAATTCCATTCTTGACCAGAGGAAATCGGAACTGCGTTAGGTATTCTATATAATAGTTCTAATTCTTCCAAGGATAACGAATCAATCTTGTTTAAGACATATATGGCTGGGATATACTTTCTGCTGGAAGATTCTAAGACATCAATCAAATCATCAACAGTTGCATCACATCTAAATGAAATTTCAGCAgagttaattttatattcgTGCATAACAGCTCTAATTTCATCATGGCCCAAATGAGTTAATGGAACGGTGTTTGTAATGGAGACACcacctttttcctttttcttaaCTAGAATGTCAGGTGGCTGTTTATTTAACCTAATACCCACCCCTTCCAATTCCTTTTCGATAATTTGCTTATGGTGCATTGGTTTATTGACATCCagtataataaataataagttGCAAGTTCTAGCCACCGCAATAACTTGTTTACCTCTACCTCTACCATCTTTAGCACCATCAATAATACCTGGTAAATCTAACATTTGTATTTTGGCACCTTTGTATCTAATAACACCAGGGACAGTGACTAAAGTGGTAAATTCATATTCAGCAGCTTCAGATTCGGTACCTGTTAATTTAGATAATAAAGTAGACTTACCAACCGATGGAAAACCAACAAAACCAACAGATGCTACACCTGTCCTTGCAACATCAAAACCaacaccaccaccaccaccactgCCTGCTTGAGCAGACTGTAGCAATTCCCTCCTTAATTTAGCTAATTTAGCCTTTAGTTGACCCAAATGAAAGGAAGTGGCTTTATTCTTTTGGGTTCGAGACATTTCATCTTCAATAagcttaattttttcaactgTGGTAGACATATTGTGTGGATATATTTTAGTGAAACTTTTGCTTTTGATTttatggttttttttttgaggatgagctttaaaattatacagttcttaaatattaaactGATTATATTATGGAAAAcgttaatttttcttttttcttttttcttttttcttttttctttcttcttctttatgttattttatacGCAATCCGTTAAGGAGGTATTCCGAAATAACTTCGCAATATTGAATTTAACACTACGCTGAAAACAGAAACAATAACtaacgtttctttttttttttttccattttctcactttatttttggtgCTCTACGGCAATTCTTAAGAAATCTATGCCTCCAGGTTTTTTCTATgacgaaaaaaaatattaaacttTACTTGgtgtaaaaaaagaaaattttttttccaatgtatattttttgttacttttttttttttttaatacccattttttgttgtatgATTCTATCTTTTCATACCACTTAAGTTGGTGGTTATAGGTATTATATTACTTTAAAGATAttaagaaggaaaaaaaaaaaataaaaagacaaaGAAACAGCTATAATGGGTAAGAAATCTAAGAAAAATTCCCAAAATTATTGGGACgaagattttgaaaatgatttAAGTGAACAAAAATCACAAACTGAAGAATTAGGTTCTTCCGCACCTCAAACTGAAGAAACTACACCAGCTCCTTCTGCTGAGCTAGATACTGCCACCACTGCTGGTGCTGATGATATCGAAGCAGATTTTATGTcaactttgaaaaaatccaagaaaaagaaaaaggaaaagggtGATGAAGGCCTTGATACTGCATCAACTGCTGGTAAACctgttttaaaatctaagaaggaaaaagaaagggaaaaaaaagaaaaggaaaaacaaaaaaaaaaggaacaagctgccaaaaagaaaaatggtGCTAAAGTTACAAATAAAACTGTAACGCCCACAAAGACTGTGCCTgaagaaacaaaacaatCAGAAACAGATGACACAGTGACTTCTGCTCCATCTAAGAAAtcgaagaaaaaagttcCAGCGGGATTAGCTGCTTTGAGACGTCAATTAGAATTAAAGAAACAattggaagaagaagagagGTTAGCAagggaagaagaagaaagattagaaaaagaggaggaagaaagattagaaaaagaatcTAAGGCCAAAGaggaagagaaaaaattgaaaaaggaaaaggaaaaggctAAACGTGAAAGATTAAAGGCGGAAGGTAAATTACTGActagaaaacaaaaagaggaaaaaaaactactAGAGAGAAGAAGAGCTGCTTTATTATCTGCTGGTAACATTAAAGTTGCTgctttggaaaaaaaagaaggttCTGCTGATGTTGATACCAGCAAAGAAAATACTCTCAAGCCAAAGAAAGTTGTCTATggtaaaaagaagaagggTAAATCCAAAGAggatttagaaaaagaagagtttgaaaaaaagatgaaaaaatcCGAGGAAAATGCTGCTGCCGCCAAGAAACAACAGCAAGAacaggaagaagaagacgAGGCTTTAATTGATGATTGGGAAAATTTAGCTTTAGATGAGGATGAAGCTACTGGGCCAACTGAAGAGGAATTAGAAGAAGCAGAAGAGGACCAAATGTTTGAACAGGAACTATCTGAAGTTTCTACTAATAAAACTGAGGAATTACCTAAAACCCCAGTATCCAGAGAAGCCACGCCAAGCGCTGCAGGCTCTAAATATGAAGTTATTGCCccaaaaaagaagattatTCCCCACAAAGATTTACGTTCTCCTATTTGTTGTATCTTGGGTCATGTCGATACAGGTAAGACCAAATTATTAGACAAAATTAGACAAACAAATGTTCAAGGTGGTGAAGCAGGTGGTATTACCCAACAAATCGGTGCTACTTACTTTCCAATTGATGCTATTGAACAAAAAACCGCAGTTATGGCTAAATATGAAGAGCAAACGTTTGATGTTCCAGGTTTATTGGTCATTGATACTCCGGGCCACGAATCTTTTACTAACTTACGTTCCAGAGGTTCTTCTTTATGTAATATTGCCATTTTGGTTATTGATATCATGCATGGTTTAGAACAACAAACCATCGAATCCATAAGGTTATTGAGAGATAGAAAGGCTCcatttgttgttgcttTAAACAAAATCGATAGATTGTATGACTGGCAATCCACACCAAACAATTCTTTCAGAGattcttttgaaaaacaacCAAGAGCTGTCAAACAAGAGTTTGAAACCAGGTTGGAATCTATTAAGGTAGCTTTGGCCGAACAAGGTTTAAACTCCGAACTATACTTCCAGAACAAGAATATTACTAAATACGTATCTATTGTTCCAACCTCGGCTGTTACCGGTGAAGGTGTTCCAGATTTATTGTGGTTATTACTAGAGCTAACCCAAAAGAGGATGTCCAAACAATTGAGGTATGTATCTGACGATATTGAAGCAACTGTCTTGGAAGTTAAAGTCATTGAAGGTTTTGGTACTACCATTgatgttattttatctaaTGGTACTTTGAAGGAGGGTGATAGAATTGTGCTTTGTGGCTTGAATGGACCAATCGTAACAACCATCAGAGCCTTATTAACACCACAACCATTGCGTGAATTGCGTTTAAAGAGTGAGTATGTTCACCATAAGGAGGTTAAAGCAGCTTTGGGTGTTAAAATTGCTGCCAATGATTTAGAAAAGGCTGTTTCTGGATCCAGATTATTGGTTGTTGGCCCAGATGATGACGAAGAAGATTTAATGGACGATGTTATGGATGATTTGACAGGATTATTGGATTCTGTAGACAACACAGGTAAGGGTGTTGTTGTCCAAGCTTCTACTCTAGGTTCTTTAGAAGCATTGTTGGATTTCTTAAAAGACATGAAGATTCCGGTTATGTCGATTGGTTTGGGTCCTGTCTATAAACGTGATGTCATGAAATGTGCCACAATGCTGGAAAAAGCCAAAGAATATGCGGTTATGTTATGTTTTGATGTTAAGATTGATAAAGAAGCTGAACAATATGCTGAGGAACAAGGTATTAGGATCTTTAATGCGGATATTATTTATCATTTGTTTGATTCATTTACAGCTTATCAAGAAGAGTTGAAAAACAAACGTCGTGAAGAATATAGTTCTCAAGCTATTTTCCCATGTGTATTGAATACCAttcaaattattaacaaGCGTGGTCCAATGATTATCGGTGTTGATGTTGTTGAAGGTATATTGCGTATTGGCACTCCAATTTGTGCTGTTAAAATTGATCCAAccaataaacaaaaacaaactttGTTATTAGGTAGAGTGGCTTCTTTAGAAATCAATCATGAACCTGTTACAGAAGTCAGGAAGGGTCAAACTGCTGCTGGTGTTGCTATGCGTTTGGACGATCCTTCTTCTCAGCAACCTATTTGGGGCCGTCAtgtaaatgaaaaagatacTTTATACTCTATGATTTCCAGAAGTTCCATTGATACTTTGAAAGATCCGGTTTTTAGAGATCAAGTTCCAAAGGGAGATTGGTTATTAAttaagaaattaaaacctATCTTTGATATTGAGTAGTTTATTTCTATTGTATTTAATtcattgatttttttttttttttttttctttccctttcttTCTATCATATACttgatttatttgtttatattttttgtagaCTAATGCTTTTAAGTAACGTactctaaaaaaaaaaaaaaaaaaaaaaacaaaaaaaaaaaaaataaataaatatatattttaacatAAACATTGAGCTTTATAATTTCGCCTTGATGCATATAGCatactaatattaaattcaCCGTAAGATGATAAAActtttgtaaatatttaaaataaaacctcAGAAATGTTAACTTTCCACAAAATTAATTCACAACAACACACCAAATATCTTACATacaattacaaaataaaatgaaataaaaaaaaaaaaaatatatatatatatatttatatataaggtgtaaaaatagtataaaatttaattcgTATTgcaataattattataaattgaCTTGTTTAgctaataaatcaaaagaaCCAGTACCAACACCTGATAGCTTACCTAAAACCAACCTAGCAGATGGACTTTTCAATTCTTCACGATCATTGTCCAAAACGGCCTTAGTTAAAAATTGACAAGTAGTTTCATAAGACATTTTCATCAATGAAGAAGTGGATGATTCCATACCTTGTCTATTAAAAGCCAAATAGGAACCTTGCCTTGTCATCATATCAGCGATTAAATCTAAATGACGGAAAGAAACAGAAATGGCATAACGAGAGAAAACGTTGTTAATTTCATTGACAATAGTATTTCTGGCAGCTTCAACACCATAAGTTTTTAACACAGCAGCAACATCGTTGGATCTAATACCATTGACATCAATAAATGTATCATGGTCCCAAACCGCTTGAAAGTTGACACCTTCAGTGACCAAAACACGCTTACCACCCTCTGGCTGAGGATGAATACAGCGACCAATGTGTGGGATTTCCCTTATGACACAAATACGACATATAGCTTCAATGATATTAACCATTAACAATTTTTCGGTATCTGAAGATAACtcaattttaaattcacACCATTTACCagcatcatcatcaaattGATACTTGGTAACAAATTTATGAGAAGTGATAATGGAAGATTGCCTGTCCAATTGTGATTTGGTCATATTCTTACGGGCAGCAGTAGCCGCAGTTTCAATCTCATCTATATCCATGGCATCGGCATCTTTGTCTGAGTCTGAGTCTGAGTCTGAGTCTGAGTCCTGACCTGAATTTTCAGTATCTGAATTCAACatatcttcatcatccgATTTTTCTGCCTGTCTCATAGTGTCTATTTCGTCTTCATCTGGATCATCATAAGAAACGGCCTGTTTACCCTTCTTGCGTGCCTCTTCTTCATCGTTATCAGCAGCATCAGCCATAGTGGTAGCATATGCACCCAAGGCTGACTGCGATTTTGGAACAGCAACGTTAATATCATCTGGTAAACtcgtttttattttttgttttctaatTTCTTTAACTATAGCCGATTCTAACAAATCCAAAAAGCGTTCACTGATAACAGTGTCCAATTGTTTCTTACCAACATCATATTCGTCATTATATTCCTCTTCGTCAAAGAAATTCATATGAACAACATAGGAACGAGAAGTAGCCGAACCGACAGTTTCAGTGACAGTGACGTTATCAACAACTTCTGACAATAAAACTTTGGCAACAGATTTACAGTAAGCATCAGCTTGATCATCAGTAACGTCATCTAAAATAGGCAATGTCATTTGCGGAGTCTTAATCGCAGCTGATGCTGTCATTACAATTTCTCTTAGACGAGGAATACCTAATGTAACATTTGCAGCACCATGACCAGCAAAATGGAAGGTATTCAATGTCATTTGAGTTGATGGTTCACCAATAGATTGTGAAGcaataataccaacagATTCACCTGGATTAATTAAAGAACGCATATATTTCAATTGCATCAAAGCCTTAAACTTCTTATCAGTTATGcctttgttatttttaaacaacGACGAATTGCTATCAATAAAGTTTTCTAATTTATCCTGAAAGTTTTCAGAGACGGCGCCCAGATATTTAGCTGGGTTGTATTTGGCTAACACTGGATCATATTTGACGGTTTGTTCGTAATGTGGTTCATTCTTATGCTTCTTTCTATATTTCAAAGCCTTCTTGGCATACTTGATAGCAGAATCAACGTTCAAGTGTTCCACTAAGGCGGAAGGGTTATACTTGACCAATAAGGAATCGTAATTATCAACACAAAAGTTGAACTCAACCAAGTGTGATTCTTTGGTAATGTCAACAGAATCTCCACCATACATAAACTGAATTAAAGTGCCGTCAGCGTCTCTAACTGTGTTGTCGTATGAGACGTGAACACCTTCTAATTGTTTGGTTAAACAACGTTGTAAGTAACCGGATCTGGATGTTTTCACAGCAGTGTCAATCAAACCCTCACGACCAGCCATACAGTGGAAATAATACTCCTGGGGATTGATCCCGGAATAGAAACGACCCTTAATATAGCCACCAGCCATTGCATCAGTTGCAAATGGTTTGAAACAAGGTAGAGTTTTACCACTAACCATGACAGGAACCCTTCTACCTTCTAAAGCTTGTTGACCTAATAAACACATAATTTGGGAAACATTAACATTAGAACCTTTAGCACCAGATAGAGCCATCGCTTGCATAGAGTTTTCCGGGAATTTTTTCATGGTCCCGTCAGGAACACACTTGGAAACAACTTTGGAAGTAATGCCGTTGACCTTATTGGAGGTAATAGCATCTAAAATGGCCAGTTTGTTATCATCACGTAAAATTTCCTCTAAACGTCTTTTCAATTCTGGATCATCTTGAGCAACGTCCTTGTCCAAATTAGTAACTTCGGCAGCAGCGCTTCTACCAGTGTCATTTGAAGTGGCTAAAATATCACGTCTCCACTTGTTACCTTGGGGAGTTAAACGTAAATCATCCATACCACAAGTGAAAGCTGTAGAAGTAATATAGTTTGTAAATAATCTACCCAAAACTGATAAAATCTTAGCAGCAGTTGCAGGGCCATAAACTTCGTGCAAAGAGTGAACAATACCATATTTAGAAGCACCGTATTGTGATTTATCCAAGATACCACATAGTAATTGGCCATccttaaaaataacttcATTTTCGTGAGAGTGTTTGCCCCAATATTcgtttttgattttatttttagactTCAAGTTTATGCCCGGCATGTCAGGAGGAGTGACATTTAGCAAAACAGTAGTTATTATCTGCTTACCAGTCCATAGAGGCACGGGCTTAATAATAGCTGGTGTTACAgtaactattttttttctagaaGCGTGTCCATGTTCTGGACGAATACAgctgtatatatattgctGGTACTGCTCTCTAGTGAAAAAACTATCCTTATTGGTCAACCAAACACCTGCAGAAATATGATCTTGGATCAAACCTCTTACGGGCGAACCATTAGTTGGAGTTAAATATTGAGAATCAGTATTTGCTAGAGTCAAAGCCTCAGATCTAGCGTTTTCATTTTGTGGGAAATGCAAGTTCATTTCGTCACCATCAAAATCAGCATTGTAGGCACCGGTATTTGCATAATGCAACCGTAAAGTTTTTTCCGATGGCAAGACTCTAACTTTGTGACCCATCATAGAGGCCTTATGTAAAGTTGGTTGTCTGTTCATAATCACGATGtctctatttttaatgtgACGGTAAACTTTCTTGTTCAAAGTGTGATTAAAATTATGAGTAGAAGGAGTCAACAATTGATTTGCCAAGGCCTTACGCTGCTCTAGAGTCATACCAACCAAAGAGACCAATGAGCCATCTTCATTTTGAATTTGGGTGGCACCCGGCCATTTTTCTGGACCGTTTATCACAGCTTGACGCAATTCAGCGATATTGTAACTAGTAACAGGTTCTGGAtaagttaattttttagcaAAAACAGGTGGTAATCCAATCTCATTAGTTTCAATATTTGGGTCTGGAGAAATAACGGACCGAGCAGCATAGTTAACACGCTTACCCATCATGTGCTTTCTAAACAAACCCTCCTTCTTCTCTAAAGCTTGCTTCACACCTGGAGTAGGAACTCGGCCATTGCTTCCTGAACTTTGTGCTTTCGTGGAATCAATGAATGCATTGACATCGTTTTGGATAGTTACAAAAGCGTTCATTAAtctattgaaaataattcttCTATCATCAACAGAAACAACATCTTTTTGCAACTTGCTCAtttcatcatttaaatCTCTAATTAGCAAGGAAGTGGTCAATATTTTAGACAACAATTGGTTTTGGGCATTTTCATGAACTTCATCACCCAATTTAGATGGTAAACGGAACCTGGTTGGGGGAACGATAATTACATccatgaaaaaaatatcagcCTTTACCAATTTTTTGGACAAATTTGGTCTTGAATAGAAGATATATTGTAGAACTTGTTGTTCCCGTTTGAAAACGGCTCTCAAGATATTACGGACTTCAGTACTTAGGATATAGGTAGAGCCAGTTTTAGGTTTGGTCATAATCGGGATATTTTCATCATCCAAAGTGTTGGATTCGTCACCACTTAGTTTCTTGGATTGGTTTTGCTTTTTAATCATATCTTTACGAATTAACCCTTTGACTCTGTTATTGGTGATTTGTTTATCGGTTAATGCGGTTTCGAAAACCTTGGTGAATCCATCTTTTCTGAATTTTGGAGAAAACATACCACAATTATCACACTTTTGTCTacttaaaatctttttgtaaaaatcgtggatcaaattttttctttcatcATTAACAGTAGCAGTGAAAACACCAGTTTCAAAAGTTCTGCCGTCACTTAAAGCTTTTGCAATGCTAACATCTACAAATTCTTGACGTTTGGCTCTTAGTTCATCCAAAATGGCTTCACTGATTTGGTTATGTGAAGAAGAGGTATTATCACCATTATCTTCAATggcttcatcatcatcattttcagCAAATGACATATTATCCACGGTGAGTTCATCTAGTTTATACGATTCATCGATCAAACCATATTGCAGCAATTTTAACCGGCAAGCGTAACGATGAACTTCAATCTTTCTTAAACGGAAATTGTGACAATATAAACAACAAGAacgtaaataaatatataattggTTAAAGAACAATGGGTTGTAACATGGAACCGGTAATTCGATGTGACCCTGGTGACCGGGACAATAGTTTTCATCCAAACCACAAGTGGCACACAAGTTACGTAAAAAGGCACCTAAACTTAAATCGTATAAACCACCATTAATTGGATGCCCCAAGTTATCTAAAACAGTTGGATTTGTAATTTGCTTGGCGGATAAATTACGAATTTCTTGGGATGTCAATACACTGAAATCCAAAGAGGTAATTTCAGAACCAATAGGTTTTGAaatatccattttttttctttcttattGATAGAGGTATGTGTACAGGAGTTGTATGAATGTATTGATGtgattcctttttttttttctttttttcttttttttttcttttttttctttttttttcagttgCTAAAATAGTTTTTGGTGGAAAGAGTtttaagaagaaaataaaaatatttatgtacttttcaatttctttttttgtacaagttttattattattattaaacaaaaaaatttttttatttaaagttttgtttttagttaagaataaaaaaa
This window harbors:
- the RBG1 gene encoding GTP-binding protein RBG1 (similar to Saccharomyces cerevisiae YAL036C | RBG1 | RiBosome interacting Gtpase), with amino-acid sequence MSTTVEKIKLIEDEMSRTQKNKATSFHLGQLKAKLAKLRRELLQSAQAGSGGGGGVGFDVARTGVASVGFVGFPSVGKSTLLSKLTGTESEAAEYEFTTLVTVPGVIRYKGAKIQMLDLPGIIDGAKDGRGRGKQVIAVARTCNLLFIILDVNKPMHHKQIIEKELEGVGIRLNKQPPDILVKKKEKGGVSITNTVPLTHLGHDEIRAVMHEYKINSAEISFRCDATVDDLIDVLESSSRKYIPAIYVLNKIDSLSLEELELLYRIPNAVPISSGQEWNLDKLLEVMWDRLNLVRVYTKPKGIMPDFTDPVVLRSDRCSVKDFCNTIHKSLVDEFRNALVYGTSVKHQPQFVGLNHVLEDEDVVTILKK
- the FUN12 gene encoding translation initiation factor eIF5B (similar to Saccharomyces cerevisiae YAL035W | FUN12 | Function Unknown Now), which encodes MGKKSKKNSQNYWDEDFENDLSEQKSQTEELGSSAPQTEETTPAPSAELDTATTAGADDIEADFMSTLKKSKKKKKEKGDEGLDTASTAGKPVLKSKKEKEREKKEKEKQKKKEQAAKKKNGAKVTNKTVTPTKTVPEETKQSETDDTVTSAPSKKSKKKVPAGLAALRRQLELKKQLEEEERLAREEEERLEKEEEERLEKESKAKEEEKKLKKEKEKAKRERLKAEGKLLTRKQKEEKKLLERRRAALLSAGNIKVAALEKKEGSADVDTSKENTLKPKKVVYGKKKKGKSKEDLEKEEFEKKMKKSEENAAAAKKQQQEQEEEDEALIDDWENLALDEDEATGPTEEELEEAEEDQMFEQELSEVSTNKTEELPKTPVSREATPSAAGSKYEVIAPKKKIIPHKDLRSPICCILGHVDTGKTKLLDKIRQTNVQGGEAGGITQQIGATYFPIDAIEQKTAVMAKYEEQTFDVPGLLVIDTPGHESFTNLRSRGSSLCNIAILVIDIMHGLEQQTIESIRLLRDRKAPFVVALNKIDRLYDWQSTPNNSFRDSFEKQPRAVKQEFETRLESIKVALAEQGLNSELYFQNKNITKYVSIVPTSAVTGEGVPDLLWLLLELTQKRMSKQLRYVSDDIEATVLEVKVIEGFGTTIDVILSNGTLKEGDRIVLCGLNGPIVTTIRALLTPQPLRELRLKSEYVHHKEVKAALGVKIAANDLEKAVSGSRLLVVGPDDDEEDLMDDVMDDLTGLLDSVDNTGKGVVVQASTLGSLEALLDFLKDMKIPVMSIGLGPVYKRDVMKCATMLEKAKEYAVMLCFDVKIDKEAEQYAEEQGIRIFNADIIYHLFDSFTAYQEELKNKRREEYSSQAIFPCVLNTIQIINKRGPMIIGVDVVEGILRIGTPICAVKIDPTNKQKQTLLLGRVASLEINHEPVTEVRKGQTAAGVAMRLDDPSSQQPIWGRHVNEKDTLYSMISRSSIDTLKDPVFRDQVPKGDWLLIKKLKPIFDIE
- the RPA190 gene encoding DNA-directed RNA polymerase I core subunit RPA190 (similar to Saccharomyces cerevisiae YOR341W | RPA190 | RNA Polymerase A), producing the protein MDISKPIGSEITSLDFSVLTSQEIRNLSAKQITNPTVLDNLGHPINGGLYDLSLGAFLRNLCATCGLDENYCPGHQGHIELPVPCYNPLFFNQLYIYLRSCCLYCHNFRLRKIEVHRYACRLKLLQYGLIDESYKLDELTVDNMSFAENDDDEAIEDNGDNTSSSHNQISEAILDELRAKRQEFVDVSIAKALSDGRTFETGVFTATVNDERKNLIHDFYKKILSRQKCDNCGMFSPKFRKDGFTKVFETALTDKQITNNRVKGLIRKDMIKKQNQSKKLSGDESNTLDDENIPIMTKPKTGSTYILSTEVRNILRAVFKREQQVLQYIFYSRPNLSKKLVKADIFFMDVIIVPPTRFRLPSKLGDEVHENAQNQLLSKILTTSLLIRDLNDEMSKLQKDVVSVDDRRIIFNRLMNAFVTIQNDVNAFIDSTKAQSSGSNGRVPTPGVKQALEKKEGLFRKHMMGKRVNYAARSVISPDPNIETNEIGLPPVFAKKLTYPEPVTSYNIAELRQAVINGPEKWPGATQIQNEDGSLVSLVGMTLEQRKALANQLLTPSTHNFNHTLNKKVYRHIKNRDIVIMNRQPTLHKASMMGHKVRVLPSEKTLRLHYANTGAYNADFDGDEMNLHFPQNENARSEALTLANTDSQYLTPTNGSPVRGLIQDHISAGVWLTNKDSFFTREQYQQYIYSCIRPEHGHASRKKIVTVTPAIIKPVPLWTGKQIITTVLLNVTPPDMPGINLKSKNKIKNEYWGKHSHENEVIFKDGQLLCGILDKSQYGASKYGIVHSLHEVYGPATAAKILSVLGRLFTNYITSTAFTCGMDDLRLTPQGNKWRRDILATSNDTGRSAAAEVTNLDKDVAQDDPELKRRLEEILRDDNKLAILDAITSNKVNGITSKVVSKCVPDGTMKKFPENSMQAMALSGAKGSNVNVSQIMCLLGQQALEGRRVPVMVSGKTLPCFKPFATDAMAGGYIKGRFYSGINPQEYYFHCMAGREGLIDTAVKTSRSGYLQRCLTKQLEGVHVSYDNTVRDADGTLIQFMYGGDSVDITKESHLVEFNFCVDNYDSLLVKYNPSALVEHLNVDSAIKYAKKALKYRKKHKNEPHYEQTVKYDPVLAKYNPAKYLGAVSENFQDKLENFIDSNSSLFKNNKGITDKKFKALMQLKYMRSLINPGESVGIIASQSIGEPSTQMTLNTFHFAGHGAANVTLGIPRLREIVMTASAAIKTPQMTLPILDDVTDDQADAYCKSVAKVLLSEVVDNVTVTETVGSATSRSYVVHMNFFDEEEYNDEYDVGKKQLDTVISERFLDLLESAIVKEIRKQKIKTSLPDDINVAVPKSQSALGAYATTMADAADNDEEEARKKGKQAVSYDDPDEDEIDTMRQAEKSDDEDMLNSDTENSGQDSDSDSDSDSDKDADAMDIDEIETAATAARKNMTKSQLDRQSSIITSHKFVTKYQFDDDAGKWCEFKIELSSDTEKLLMVNIIEAICRICVIREIPHIGRCIHPQPEGGKRVLVTEGVNFQAVWDHDTFIDVNGIRSNDVAAVLKTYGVEAARNTIVNEINNVFSRYAISVSFRHLDLIADMMTRQGSYLAFNRQGMESSTSSLMKMSYETTCQFLTKAVLDNDREELKSPSARLVLGKLSGVGTGSFDLLAKQVNL